From the Dictyoglomus sp. NZ13-RE01 genome, one window contains:
- a CDS encoding transcriptional regulator, producing MDLVFKALSDETRRKILKLLSERDMTAGEIAEKFEKSWATISHHLDVLKQAGLITDERRGKYIVYSLNTTVFQEILIWFMDTLSKREDKDEKLQGE from the coding sequence ATGGATTTAGTTTTTAAAGCTTTAAGTGATGAGACAAGAAGAAAGATTTTAAAACTTCTTTCTGAGAGGGATATGACTGCAGGGGAGATTGCAGAAAAATTTGAAAAGTCCTGGGCTACTATATCCCACCACTTAGATGTTTTGAAACAAGCAGGTCTTATTACCGATGAGAGGAGAGGAAAATACATAGTATACTCGCTAAATACTACCGTTTTTCAAGAGATACTAATCTGGTTTATGGATACCCTAAGTAAAAGGGAGGATAAAGATGAAAAGTTACAAGGTGAGTAG